The proteins below come from a single Kitasatospora sp. NBC_00315 genomic window:
- a CDS encoding MFS transporter: protein MSADRPLPSPSFGVRLRESPLFAERARPRGVARWRYAHWLAVGTVCLGAFLGQLTASITALVFPALEHHFGAGPATVEWVALAYLLVLVALLAPIGRLSDLVGRKTMYLWGFAVFALASLGAGFAGSLALLVACRAVQAVGGAMMQANSVALVARGVPGRAMRGALGVQAAAQGLGLALGPTLGGLLVQHASWRWAFWINVPIGVLGILAGWFLLPRTRPEAAPGPSHEAPGRSAAEAPGHAGAPIASGGGRFDLPGLLLLAGASATLLLALSAASGLPVPAWAAVALLLASVVLGHALARREQRAERPIIAPGLVSTPGVRAGLVVALLGYLLLFCPLVLGPMMLAGAGLPTARAGLVITLLPAAFALTATLGGRLLPRHWPDGTRCRWGAGTAGAGLALLALLPAGATLPRLIPPGVALLVIGAGLGLLLPANNALVMRAVPAECSALGGGMVNMVRSLGTALGTALPVLGVHLAGPALGGRAVLLVLVVLAGSAVVLGGAGGGAPGPTGTDGRAPRGRPSGGDRTGVRRT, encoded by the coding sequence ATGAGCGCCGACCGCCCCCTCCCCTCGCCCTCGTTCGGCGTCCGGCTGCGGGAGAGCCCGCTGTTCGCCGAACGCGCGCGCCCGCGCGGGGTCGCCCGCTGGCGGTACGCGCACTGGTTGGCCGTCGGCACCGTCTGCCTGGGGGCCTTCCTCGGGCAGCTGACCGCGAGCATCACCGCCCTGGTCTTCCCGGCCCTGGAGCACCACTTCGGGGCGGGCCCGGCGACCGTCGAGTGGGTCGCGCTGGCGTACCTGCTGGTGCTGGTCGCCCTGCTGGCACCGATCGGGCGGCTGTCCGATCTGGTCGGCCGCAAGACGATGTACCTGTGGGGGTTCGCCGTCTTCGCCCTCGCCTCGCTCGGCGCGGGCTTCGCCGGGAGTCTGGCCCTGCTGGTGGCCTGCCGGGCCGTGCAGGCGGTGGGCGGGGCGATGATGCAGGCGAACAGCGTCGCCCTGGTCGCCCGGGGCGTGCCCGGACGGGCGATGCGCGGCGCCCTCGGCGTCCAGGCCGCCGCGCAGGGGCTGGGCCTCGCCCTCGGCCCCACCCTCGGCGGGCTGCTGGTCCAGCACGCGTCCTGGCGGTGGGCTTTCTGGATCAACGTGCCGATCGGTGTGCTCGGCATCCTGGCCGGCTGGTTCCTGCTCCCCAGGACCCGGCCCGAGGCCGCACCGGGGCCGTCCCACGAGGCACCGGGCCGGTCCGCTGCCGAGGCACCGGGCCACGCCGGTGCGCCGATTGCGTCGGGCGGGGGCCGGTTCGACCTCCCCGGGCTGCTGCTGCTCGCCGGTGCCTCCGCGACGCTGCTGCTCGCCCTCTCGGCCGCCTCCGGCCTGCCGGTCCCGGCCTGGGCGGCGGTCGCGCTGCTGCTCGCCTCGGTGGTCCTGGGGCACGCGCTGGCCCGCCGGGAGCAGCGCGCCGAGCGGCCGATCATCGCGCCCGGCCTGGTCAGCACCCCAGGGGTCCGGGCCGGTCTGGTGGTCGCGCTGCTCGGCTACCTGCTGCTGTTCTGTCCACTGGTCCTCGGCCCGATGATGCTGGCCGGAGCGGGCCTGCCGACCGCCCGGGCCGGGTTGGTGATCACCCTCCTGCCGGCCGCCTTCGCCCTCACGGCGACCCTCGGCGGCCGGCTGCTGCCCCGGCACTGGCCGGACGGCACCCGCTGCCGGTGGGGCGCCGGGACGGCCGGGGCCGGGCTGGCCCTGCTCGCGCTGCTCCCGGCCGGGGCCACGCTCCCGCGGCTGATCCCGCCGGGGGTGGCCCTGCTGGTGATCGGTGCCGGGCTGGGTCTGCTGCTGCCGGCCAACAACGCCCTGGTGATGCGCGCCGTGCCGGCGGAGTGCTCGGCCCTGGGCGGCGGCATGGTGAACATGGTCCGCAGCCTCGGGACGGCGCTCGGGACGGCGCTTCCGGTCCTCGGTGTGCACCTGGCCGGGCCCGCGCTCGGGGGCCGGGCGGTGCTGCTCGTCCTGGTGGTGCTCGCCGGGTCGGCCGTGGTCCTCGGCGGGGCCGGCGGCGGTGCTCCCGGCCCGACGGGCACCGACGGGAGGGCCCCGCGCGGTCGGCCCTCGGGCGGGGACCGGACCGGGGTGCGGCGGACGTAG
- a CDS encoding MarR family winged helix-turn-helix transcriptional regulator, whose protein sequence is MPPLPEPDPTSADAHSEAPGEAPVRAVSAPADRTPAPARAIPDDGNGGHDGPDHDGPDHDGPDRGTPDHHGPDRDTSGAGAPLAVERARLLTDVVTRLRRALRSSIRTDYPWESLPMAQIELLQTLAAAPLRVGELAARQRLAPNTVSGLISKLLEAGFVDRQADPGDRRTARIALTDAGHRQLEDWQRAHERRIADALGSLSPTEREAVMAALPGLESLARALAAPGPGTSSA, encoded by the coding sequence ATGCCGCCACTGCCCGAACCCGATCCGACCAGCGCCGACGCCCACTCCGAGGCACCCGGCGAGGCTCCGGTCCGCGCGGTGTCCGCTCCGGCGGACCGGACCCCGGCACCGGCGCGCGCGATCCCGGACGACGGAAACGGCGGGCACGACGGCCCGGACCACGACGGCCCGGACCACGACGGCCCGGACCGCGGCACCCCGGACCACCACGGTCCCGATCGCGACACCTCCGGCGCGGGCGCCCCGCTCGCGGTCGAGCGCGCCCGGCTGCTCACCGACGTCGTCACCCGGCTCCGCCGCGCCCTGCGCAGCAGCATCCGCACCGACTACCCGTGGGAGTCGCTGCCGATGGCGCAGATCGAACTCCTCCAGACGCTGGCCGCCGCGCCCCTGCGGGTCGGCGAACTGGCGGCCCGGCAGCGGTTGGCGCCGAACACCGTCAGCGGGCTGATCAGCAAGCTGCTGGAGGCGGGATTCGTCGACCGCCAGGCCGACCCCGGGGACCGCCGGACCGCGCGGATCGCCCTCACCGACGCCGGCCACCGGCAGCTGGAGGACTGGCAGCGGGCGCACGAGCGCAGGATCGCCGACGCACTCGGCAGCCTCTCCCCCACCGAGCGCGAGGCCGTGATGGCGGCGCTGCCGGGCCTGGAGAGCCTCGCCCGGGCACTCGCCGCCCCCGGCCCGGGCACGTCCTCCGCCTGA
- a CDS encoding methylated-DNA--[protein]-cysteine S-methyltransferase: MTTVFTTMDSPLGRLLLSGSRDGDGPAALATVTAPGQKGALAEPADDWEYDPEALAPAVEQLTAYFAGELTAFDLPLAPVGTEFRQRIWAALDDIPYGATVTYGQLAAMAGQPPQAVRAVGGAVGANPLLVIRPCHRVMGASGALTGFAAGVDRKRRLLDLEAQRATLF, encoded by the coding sequence ATGACCACGGTCTTCACCACGATGGACAGCCCGCTGGGACGGCTGCTGCTGAGCGGCTCCCGGGACGGCGACGGGCCGGCGGCCCTCGCCACGGTGACCGCCCCCGGACAGAAGGGCGCTCTCGCCGAGCCCGCCGACGACTGGGAGTACGACCCGGAGGCGCTGGCGCCGGCGGTCGAGCAGCTGACGGCCTACTTCGCCGGCGAGCTGACCGCCTTCGACCTGCCGCTGGCGCCGGTCGGCACGGAGTTCCGGCAGCGGATCTGGGCGGCGCTCGACGACATTCCGTACGGTGCGACCGTCACCTACGGCCAGCTGGCCGCGATGGCCGGCCAGCCGCCCCAGGCGGTGCGGGCGGTCGGCGGCGCGGTCGGCGCCAATCCGCTGCTGGTGATCCGGCCCTGCCACCGCGTGATGGGCGCGAGCGGCGCGCTGACCGGTTTCGCGGCCGGGGTCGACCGCAAGCGGCGGCTGCTGGATCTGGAGGCGCAGCGCGCGACGCTGTTCTGA
- a CDS encoding LacI family DNA-binding transcriptional regulator, which produces MESVAERAGVSRATASRVVNGGTGVRESLRAKVQQAVDELGYVPNLAARTLVTRRNRAIAVVVAEPESRLFSDPFFAQHLRGISRELSAADNQMVLLLVEDQQDYERVGRYLAGGHVDGALLFSLHHSDPLPEMARRVGLPTVIGGRPGWPGAEADRELLYVDSDNRGGARLAVQHLRALGRARIATITGPLDQTSSVDRLDGYRDLLPDGEPDLIAEGDFTADGGGRAMTELLERRPDLDAVFAASDAMASGALRVLREHGRRVPEDVALVGFDDVESIAAWTDPPLTTVRQDIEEMGRLMARLLLRRLAGPGVSGPTSIIIPTRLVVRATA; this is translated from the coding sequence TTGGAATCCGTGGCCGAGCGCGCCGGAGTCTCCCGAGCCACCGCGTCACGGGTGGTCAACGGCGGAACGGGCGTGCGCGAGTCGCTGCGGGCCAAGGTCCAGCAGGCCGTGGACGAACTCGGGTACGTGCCCAACCTCGCCGCCCGCACCCTGGTCACCCGTCGCAACCGGGCGATCGCCGTGGTCGTGGCCGAGCCCGAGAGCCGGCTCTTCTCCGACCCGTTCTTCGCCCAGCACCTGCGCGGGATCAGCCGCGAGCTGTCCGCGGCCGACAACCAGATGGTGCTGCTGCTGGTCGAGGACCAGCAGGACTACGAGCGGGTCGGCCGCTACCTGGCCGGCGGCCACGTCGACGGCGCCCTGCTCTTCTCCCTGCACCACAGCGACCCGCTGCCGGAGATGGCCCGCAGGGTCGGGCTGCCCACCGTGATCGGCGGCCGCCCGGGCTGGCCCGGCGCCGAGGCCGACCGCGAACTGCTCTACGTCGACAGTGACAACCGCGGCGGCGCGCGCCTCGCCGTCCAGCACCTGCGGGCGCTGGGCCGCGCCCGGATCGCCACCATCACGGGCCCGCTCGACCAGACCTCCTCCGTCGACCGCCTCGACGGCTACCGCGACCTGCTCCCCGACGGCGAACCCGACCTGATCGCCGAGGGGGACTTCACCGCCGACGGCGGTGGTCGGGCGATGACGGAACTGCTGGAGCGCCGGCCCGACCTGGACGCCGTCTTCGCGGCCTCCGACGCGATGGCCTCGGGCGCCCTGCGAGTGCTGCGCGAGCACGGCCGGCGCGTGCCGGAGGACGTCGCGCTGGTCGGCTTCGACGACGTCGAGTCGATCGCCGCCTGGACGGACCCGCCGCTCACCACCGTGCGCCAGGACATCGAGGAGATGGGCCGGCTGATGGCCCGCCTCCTGCTGCGCCGACTGGCCGGCCCGGGCGTCTCCGGCCCGACCTCGATCATCATCCCGACCCGGCTGGTGGTGCGGGCGACGGCGTGA
- a CDS encoding DUF3105 domain-containing protein has translation MGSASKQSSSSNKPSGKQTGLDRRARIAELRAEEQRRDRRNKVIAGVVAGVVVIGAVATGTWIVTDANQKKKAKAAAAEAAANKPIDGVKTYDNLTRNHVQTKVTYGQTPPVGGDHNPVWLDCMGHVYDQPVVNENAVHSLEHGAVWVTYNAKATPDDIKALSDKVQATPYSLMSPYPDEPGTITLSAWGTQLVLDSASDPRVGEFFSKYVQGKQTQEPGASCTGPQ, from the coding sequence ATGGGTTCCGCCTCGAAGCAGTCGAGCAGCTCGAACAAGCCGTCCGGCAAGCAGACCGGCCTGGACCGCCGGGCCCGGATCGCCGAGCTGCGCGCCGAGGAGCAGCGTCGCGACCGCCGCAACAAGGTGATCGCCGGGGTCGTCGCCGGTGTGGTGGTGATCGGCGCGGTGGCGACCGGCACCTGGATCGTCACCGACGCGAACCAGAAGAAGAAGGCCAAGGCGGCCGCCGCGGAGGCGGCCGCGAACAAGCCGATCGACGGCGTGAAGACGTACGACAACCTGACCCGCAACCACGTCCAGACCAAGGTCACGTACGGCCAGACGCCCCCGGTCGGCGGCGACCACAACCCGGTCTGGCTGGACTGCATGGGCCACGTCTACGACCAGCCGGTGGTGAACGAGAACGCGGTGCACTCGCTGGAGCACGGCGCGGTCTGGGTCACCTACAACGCCAAGGCCACGCCGGACGACATCAAGGCGCTCTCCGACAAGGTGCAGGCGACCCCGTACTCGCTGATGAGCCCCTACCCGGACGAGCCGGGCACCATCACCCTCAGCGCCTGGGGCACCCAGCTGGTGCTGGACAGCGCCAGTGACCCGCGGGTGGGCGAGTTCTTCTCCAAGTACGTCCAGGGCAAGCAGACCCAGGAGCCCGGCGCGTCCTGCACCGGCCCGCAGTGA
- a CDS encoding DNA-3-methyladenine glycosylase 2 family protein produces MIDDDMRYRAVDSRDARFDGVFFTAVTSTGIYCRPSCPAVTPKRANCTFYRTAAAAQGAGFRACRRCRPDSVPGSPEWNHRADLVGRAMRLIGDGVVDRDGVAGLAGLLGYSSRQLQRQLTAELGAGPIALARARRAQTARLLLQTTELPVTEVAFAAGFSSVRQFNDTVREVYDRTPSGLRAEVAAGRRTASPAGGLALRLAYRGALDSGHLIDFLALRAVPGVEEVVPGARPGVRTYRRTLALPFGHGIAEVDGLAAGESRTRGWLDCRLRLADLRDLTTAVHRLRALFDLDADPDAVDEQLGADRLLGAAVRARPGLRSPGHVDPHELAVRAVLGQQVTVAAARTLAARLAGTYGAALPAPSGGLTRLFPTAAALAGADPADLAMPAARKRALTGLCAALAEGAVRLDGGVDREQAAAQLLALPGIGPWTVGYLRMRALADPDVFLPGDVGVRHGLLRLGAAGDPRSAAAIATGWAPWRSYAVHRLWVLASNQAADAAPYTGTDATPCGGVETPTYTGTDATQCSGVENPTATGTAVTEDGQPAESAREAECETA; encoded by the coding sequence GTGATCGACGACGACATGCGGTACCGAGCGGTGGACAGCCGGGACGCCCGTTTCGACGGGGTGTTCTTCACGGCCGTCACCTCGACGGGCATCTACTGCCGCCCCAGCTGCCCGGCGGTGACCCCCAAGCGCGCCAACTGCACCTTCTACCGGACCGCCGCGGCCGCCCAGGGGGCGGGCTTCCGGGCCTGCCGCCGCTGCCGCCCCGACTCCGTCCCGGGCTCCCCGGAGTGGAACCACCGGGCCGACCTGGTCGGCCGCGCGATGCGGCTGATCGGCGACGGCGTGGTGGACCGCGACGGCGTGGCGGGTCTGGCCGGCCTCCTCGGGTACAGCTCCCGCCAGCTCCAGCGCCAGCTGACCGCCGAGCTCGGCGCCGGTCCCATCGCGCTGGCCCGCGCCCGCCGCGCGCAGACCGCCAGACTGCTGCTGCAGACCACCGAGCTGCCGGTGACCGAGGTCGCCTTCGCGGCCGGCTTCTCCTCCGTCCGGCAGTTCAACGACACCGTCCGCGAGGTCTACGACCGCACGCCCAGCGGCCTGCGGGCGGAGGTCGCGGCCGGCCGCCGCACCGCGAGCCCGGCCGGCGGGCTCGCGCTGCGCCTCGCCTACCGGGGCGCGCTCGACAGCGGGCACCTGATCGACTTCCTGGCGCTGCGCGCCGTCCCCGGCGTGGAGGAGGTCGTCCCCGGCGCCCGGCCTGGGGTGCGCACCTACCGCCGTACGCTCGCCCTCCCGTTCGGGCACGGCATCGCCGAGGTGGACGGTCTGGCGGCCGGCGAGTCCCGGACCCGGGGCTGGCTGGACTGCCGGCTCCGGCTCGCCGACCTGCGGGATCTCACCACCGCCGTCCACCGGCTGCGCGCGCTGTTCGACCTGGACGCCGACCCCGACGCGGTGGACGAGCAGCTGGGCGCCGACCGGCTGCTCGGCGCGGCCGTCCGGGCCCGGCCCGGTCTGCGCTCGCCCGGGCACGTCGACCCGCACGAGCTGGCCGTCCGGGCCGTCCTCGGTCAGCAGGTCACCGTCGCGGCCGCCCGCACCCTGGCGGCCCGGCTGGCCGGGACGTACGGGGCCGCGCTGCCCGCGCCGAGCGGTGGACTGACCCGGCTGTTCCCGACGGCCGCCGCGCTGGCCGGCGCGGACCCGGCCGACCTCGCGATGCCGGCCGCCCGCAAACGGGCCCTGACTGGGCTCTGCGCGGCCCTGGCCGAGGGCGCGGTCCGGCTGGACGGCGGCGTGGACCGCGAGCAGGCCGCCGCCCAGCTGCTGGCCCTGCCGGGCATCGGCCCCTGGACGGTCGGCTACCTCCGGATGCGGGCGCTCGCCGACCCCGACGTGTTCCTGCCGGGCGACGTCGGCGTGCGACACGGCCTGCTGCGGCTCGGCGCCGCCGGGGATCCGAGGAGCGCCGCGGCGATCGCGACCGGCTGGGCGCCCTGGCGCTCGTACGCGGTGCACCGCCTGTGGGTGCTCGCCTCGAACCAGGCGGCGGACGCCGCACCGTACACCGGGACGGACGCCACGCCGTGCGGCGGGGTGGAAACCCCGACGTACACCGGGACGGACGCCACGCAGTGCAGCGGGGTGGAAAACCCGACGGCGACGGGCACCGCGGTGACCGAGGACGGACAGCCGGCGGAGTCGGCCCGAGAAGCGGAGTGTGAAACGGCATGA
- a CDS encoding DUF305 domain-containing protein — MSSERKTPAERSSDVSDPRITSARRRKLWWPAALAAAVALCLGVPALVASGTSSSASGTVAVAPADGSPEAGFARDMSVHHQQAVDLSFIVRDRTADVPVRNLAFDIINTQANQRGMMMGWLDQWGLTQSSAAKPMAWMQMGHAYQAHDGSLMPGMATNTQLDKLRGLSGREAEVYYLQLMLEHHKGGVAMAQGYVDLAKNESEKRLAQSMVIGQTSEIKLITEMLTERGAEPATS; from the coding sequence ATGAGCTCCGAGCGGAAGACCCCGGCCGAGCGGTCCTCGGACGTGAGCGACCCGCGGATCACCTCCGCGCGGCGCCGCAAGCTGTGGTGGCCGGCGGCGCTGGCGGCGGCGGTGGCGCTCTGCCTGGGCGTGCCCGCCCTGGTGGCGAGCGGCACCAGCAGCAGCGCCTCCGGCACGGTCGCGGTCGCTCCGGCGGACGGCTCTCCCGAGGCCGGGTTCGCCCGGGACATGTCGGTCCACCACCAGCAGGCCGTGGACCTGTCGTTCATCGTCCGGGACCGGACCGCCGACGTGCCGGTCCGCAACCTGGCCTTCGACATCATCAACACCCAGGCGAACCAGCGCGGGATGATGATGGGCTGGCTCGACCAGTGGGGGCTGACCCAGTCCTCGGCGGCCAAGCCGATGGCGTGGATGCAGATGGGCCACGCCTACCAGGCCCACGACGGCTCGCTGATGCCCGGCATGGCCACCAACACCCAGCTCGACAAGCTGCGCGGCCTGAGCGGCCGGGAGGCCGAGGTCTACTACCTGCAGCTGATGCTGGAGCACCACAAGGGCGGGGTGGCGATGGCGCAGGGCTACGTCGACCTGGCGAAGAACGAGTCGGAGAAGCGGCTCGCGCAGTCGATGGTCATCGGCCAGACCTCCGAGATCAAGCTGATCACGGAGATGCTCACGGAGCGCGGCGCGGAGCCGGCCACCTCCTGA